A single Rattus norvegicus strain BN/NHsdMcwi chromosome 5, GRCr8, whole genome shotgun sequence DNA region contains:
- the Exosc3 gene encoding exosome complex component RRP40: MAEVSAGAESVAGCRARAVHKVLNQVVLPGEELVLPDHEDADGLGGPGEQPLRLNAGARPRLRIVCGPGLRRCGDRLLVTKCGRLRHKEPSGGGGGGGGGGGGGGVYWVDSQQKRYVPVKGDHVIGIVVAKSGDIFKVDVGGSEPASLSYLAFEGATKRNRPNVQVGDLIYGQCVVANKDMEPEMVCIDSCGRANGMGVIGQDGLLFKVTLGLIRKLLAPDCEIVQELGKLYPLEIVFGMNGRIWVKAKTIQQTLILANVLEACEHMTTEQRKQIFARLAES; this comes from the exons ATGGCTGAAGTGTCCGCTGGGGCTGAGTCTGTGGCGGGCTGCCGAGCACGGGCAGTGCACAAGGTGCTAAATCAGGTGGTTCTCCCTGGGGAGGAGCTGGTGCTGCCGGACCACGAGGACGCAGACGGCCTTGGGGGCCCCGGGGAGCAGCCGTTACGCCTGAATGCGGGAGCGCGCCCGAGGCTGCGCATAGTATGCGGCCCGGGTTTGCGACGCTGCGGGGACCGTCTGCTGGTCACTAAGTGTGGCCGCCTGCGTCACAAGGAGcccagcggcggcggcggcggcggcggcggcggcggcggcggcggcggcgttTATTGGGTGGACTCGCAGCAGAAGCGG TATGTACCAGTGAAAGGAGACCACGTGATTGGCATAGTAGTCGCTAAGTCTGGCGATATATTCAAAGTTGATGTTGGAGGGAGTGAGCCAGCTTCTTTGTCCTACCTGGCATTTGAAGGGGCAACTAAAAGAAACAGACCAAATGTACAG GTTGGAGATCTCATCTATGGCCAGTGTGTGGTTGCTAATAAAGACATGGAACCAGAAATGGTCTGTATTGACAGCTGCGGACGCGCCAATGGGATGGGTGTGATTGGACAGGATGGGCTGCTCTTCAAAGTGACCTTGGGCTTAATTAGAAA GCTATTGGCTCCAGATTGTGAAATCGTGCAAGAGCTGGGAAAACTCTATCCGCTGGAGATTGTGTTTGGAATGAATGGGAGAATATGGGTCAAGGCAAAAACCATCCAGCAGACGTTAATTTTGGCAAATGTCTTAGAAGCTTGTGAACACATGACAACAGAGCAGAGGAAACAGATCTTTGCCAGACTGGCAGAGAGCTGA